The following proteins are encoded in a genomic region of Cytophagia bacterium CHB2:
- a CDS encoding IS66 family transposase, with translation MYYDPVAKLVLFDYRPGRSRAGPNEMLKNFQGYLQCDGYTGYDDILARPGVLAVGCYAHARRYFEQAQDSDHERAEWMLVKLQALYALERQAREAQMSFDERYALRQQHALPILAEIKTWLGQNGTQVLPKSAIGKAIGYMLGQWPKL, from the coding sequence GTGTATTATGATCCCGTCGCAAAGCTGGTGCTTTTCGATTATCGCCCGGGACGCAGTCGAGCCGGGCCCAATGAGATGCTCAAAAACTTTCAGGGCTATTTGCAATGCGATGGCTACACCGGCTATGATGATATCCTGGCACGGCCAGGTGTTCTTGCCGTGGGTTGCTATGCCCACGCGCGGCGTTATTTTGAACAAGCGCAAGATTCCGATCACGAGCGTGCCGAGTGGATGCTGGTGAAGCTGCAAGCGCTTTATGCACTTGAGCGGCAAGCGCGTGAAGCGCAGATGTCGTTCGACGAGAGATATGCGCTGCGCCAACAACACGCGTTGCCCATTTTGGCGGAGATTAAAACTTGGCTTGGGCAAAACGGCACGCAGGTGTTGCCCAAGAGCGCCATCGGCAAAGCCATTGGCTATATGCTCGGGCAGTGGCCGAAGCTG